From Serratia fonticola:
GTAAAAGGCTTGATGATCTTAACTGCGATCAATATATTCGTAGTTATAAGATTGAGCCAATTTACAGATGAAACAACAGCGGAGTGACAGCATGAAACAACAAATTCTTATCCTGGGTGCCGGTTTTGCAGGGATGTGGGCGGCATTGAGCGCGGCACGATTAACCGATCTCCACGATCGTCACGATATCGAGATCACCGTGCTGTCCCCTCAGGCAGAGCTGCGTGTTCGCCCCCGTTTCTATGAGTCCGAAGTGGAAAACTACGCCGCTCCGCTGCTGCCATTATTCGCAGTAACCGGGGTAAAATTTATCACCGGGGTTGCCAGTGAGATTGATAGCGCCAGCCAGCAGGTTTGGTACCACAACGAGCAGGACCAACTGACTGCCGTACGTTACGATCGCCTGATCATGGCGACCGGTAGCCACATCGCTCATGCCTTGCCTGGAGCACAGCAGCACGCCTTCGACGTCGATCAAATGGAGAGTGCAGCCCGCCTGGAGCGGCATCTTGCTACGTTGGCCGAGCAGCCTGAGAGCGCCGCACGTAATACCGTCATCGTTTGTGGCGGCGGCTTTACCGGTATTGAGGTGGCCACCGAAATGCCATCACGCTTACGGGCGATCCTCGGTGATTCAGCTGCAATTCGTGTGATTGTCGTCGATCGCAGCCCGGTGGCGGGAGGCCGTTACAGCGAACAACTGCGCGACGTGATTAGCCAAGCCTCGCTAGAGCTAGGCGTCGAGTGGCGACTGAATAGCGGGATTAAGGCCATTGACGAGAGCGGGCTGACGCTGAAAAACGGCGAACATATCGCCTCCAGCACCGTGATTTTAACCGTGGGCGTACAGGCCAGTCCGTTAACCCGGCAAATCCCGGGTGAGCGCGATCCGCAAGGCAGGCTGCACGTCGATCAGCACTTAAAAGTGATAGGGCAGAACGCGGTTTATGCGACCGGCGATGTCGCCTTTGCCAGTACTGACGATCAAGGCAATCACGCCCTGATGACCTGCCAGCACGCCATTATGTTAGGGCGCTTTGTCGGCCATAACGTCGCCGCCGATCTGATCGGTATTGAACCCTTGCCCTACCGCCAGGTGAATTACGTTACCTGTCTGGATCTGGGAACCTGGGGCGCGGTCTACAGCGAAGGTTGGGATCAGGTGGTGAAATTCACCAAAGAAGAGGGAAAGAAAATCAAAGTCTCCATTACCAACGAGTTGATCTATCCCCCGCAGGCGGAACGTGAAGTGGCCTTTGCCGCTGCCGATCCGTTAGCTCCGTTTGTTTGATTGAAATCCGTTCCCTCACTACAAAGTGAGGGAACGTCAGATCATTACTCCGGCTGTTCTGCCGCTTTCGCGACATGGCGGACATGCACGTCCATCTGCGGGAATGGAATACCGATCTGGTGGGCATCCAGCTGACGCTTGAAGTTTTCCATCAGATCAAAGTACACGTTCCAGTACTCGGCATTGGTGGTCCAGGAGCGAGTCACAAAGTTCAGTGAAGAAGGTGCCATCTCATTGAGGCGAACCGTCACGCCTTTATCGTGCATGATGCGCTTATCTGCCGCGATCACATCACCCAACACTTTCTTCACCAGATCGATATCAGCGTCATAGGCCACACCGACCACGATATCCACACGGCGGTTTGGCTCACGGGAATAGTTGATGATATTGCCCGCGATGATTTTACCGTTCGGCACAACAATGGTTTTGTTATCTGAAGTACGCAGCGTGGTGGAGAAGATCTGCACCTGATCTACCGTACCTGAAACGCCACCCAGATCGACAAACTCCCCGGCCCGCAGCGGACGGAAGGCCACCAGTAGCACACCAGCCGCAAAGTTGGACAAGGAGCCTTGCAACGCCAAACCCACGGCCAGACCGGCCGCACCCAGAACGGCAATTACCGAGGTCGTCTGAACACCAACGCGCCCCAGCACCGCAATAAAGGTAAACGCCAGGATGCTGTAACGTGCCATCGCAGCCAGGAAATCCGCCACGGTGGCATCGATGCCACGCAGCTTCATCACACGGCTGAGCGCATTACTCACTACGCGAGCCACCACCGAACCAATAATGAAAATCACGATTGCGGCAACAATATTCACCGCATACTGGATCAGCATATCCTGATGATTGACTAGCCAACTGCTGGCATTGTTAATACCTTCTACTACGTTAAGTTCTTCCATTCTGACGTCCTACTTGAAATCCCCTAAGGGAGAAATGAGCAAAATATACTGACGAAACAATATCAGCAAGAAAACCACCGGCTAAGGGTAACCAACATTTTAACGTCGCGCCAACTGCCACAGGAAAAATCCTGCGCCACCGAAAAAAGTCGCTAGAAAGCTCTTAGATACAGCGGAATATACAAATATACAGCGGAGTGCCAACGGGCGTTACTTTAACAAGGAGATGTTACGGCAACGCACAGAAATATCCTAAAAAAAATGCCAGTAACCTTAAGTCACCAGCATTCAATATCACGCGGGCATGTGTAAACCATGCTACCGATACAGGGTGCCATTATTCCGGTTGTTCGGGCGGTTTCTCTATGTGGCGCACATGCACATCCATTTGCGGATAGGGAATGCCAATCTTGTGGGCATCTAACTGACGCTTAAAGTTTTCCATCAGGTCAAAATAGACGTTCCAATACTCCGCATTGGTGGTCCAGGAGCGAGTCACAAAATTCAGCGAAGACGGAGCCATTTCGTTTAAACGTACGGTGACCCCTTTGTCATGCATGATGCGCTTATCGCCCGCAATCACGTCACCCAGCACTTTTTTCACTACATCAATATCGGCGTCATAGGCCACTCCGACCACAATATCCACGCGGCGATTGGGTTCTCGGGAATAGTTGATGATATTGCCAGCGATGATTTTTCCATTGGGCACCATAATGATTTTGTTATCTGAAGTACGCAGAGTGGTAGAGAAAATATGCACCTGATAGACCGTACCAGCCACACTCCCCAGATCGACATACTCACCTGTGCGCATCGGGCGAAACACCACTAACACTACCCCTGCGGCAAAGTTGGACAGTGATCCTTGTAGCGCCAAGCCAATCGCCAACCCAGCGGCCCCCAGCACCGCAATCAATGAGGTGGTCTGCACGCCCACACGCCCCAATACGGCAATGAAGGTGAAGACCAGAATGCTGTAACGCACCATCGCAGCCAAGAAGTCAGAAACGGTGACATCAATACCGCGCAGCCTCATTACACGAGTGAGCATATTGCTGACAACACGGGCTATGATCGAACCAATAATGAAAATAACAAGCGCGGTAACGATGTTAACCGCATAACGAATCAACAGATCCTGATGATCTATCAACCAACTGCCGGCATGATTAATGCCTTCTACAACGTTGAGATCTTCCATTCATGTATTCCTACTTTATTTCCCCCAAATAGCGGGAATAGGCGAAATAAACCGACACTTAATGCCGGTCAGAAAACCGCAGCTTAAGGGTATGCAACATTTCAACCCGACGCCAATCGCCATAGGAAAAAACTCCTTTGGTATAACCACATAGCAATTCCCTTTACTGGCACGTGAACAGCGCCGGCCAGGTCAACTATGATGAAACTAGCCATACTGGCAAAATAAACGACAAGGAACGCGCAGTGATCGACCTTCCCCTCTCAATCAAGCACTATTGGCAAGTACGCCCCAGATTATTGATTTCGGTAGGTGCTGGGCTTGTGTGTGTCGGGCTGCTTCCTGCTCATCTGCCATGGCTGCAACGGCTGATCGTTGGTTGGAACGTGATGGCCTGGATCTATTTATTGTGCCTTTGGCATCTGATGCTGGGCTGCACACCACAACGTACCCGGCAATTGGCACGCAAGCAGGACGAGAGTGCCAGCCAGGTATTGGCGCTGGTCAGTTTGGGCTGCGTGGTGAGCATTCTGGCTATCCTGTTTGAATTGAGCACCGCCAAACAGGTCAGCGATTCGTTGAAAACGCTACATCTGGCCCTGACCGGCTCCACACTGGTGGTTTCCTGGCTGCTGCTACCCACGGCATTCACCATGCACTACGCCCATCTGTTTTACCGCCAGCGGGCCAATACGGAGGTGTTACCGCTATTGTTTCCCGGCAAGCTGACCGAGCCAAACTATTGGGACTTCGCTTATTTCTCCTTCACCATTGCCGTGGCGTCACAAACTGCCGACGTGGCCGTGGGCACCGCAGACGTGCGTAAAATTACCCTACTGCAATCGGTGATCTCTTTTGTCTTCAATATCTTGATACTGGGATTGTCGATTAACGTCGGGGCGGGGTTATTGGGGTAGCTGATTAGGTGAACGGGCGCAGCATGCAGCGCCCCTACGGTCGAACATGCTCGCCACTACAAATACATTGTCACGAGTCTTACCCTGTAGGGGCGCCGCATGCTGCGCCCGCTTCATCATAAAAAAGGCTCCCGAGGGAGCCTTTTAGCGTCAATCTGTACGAAGGGACGCTATTACAGTACGTCTACCGCGTTCAGTTCTTTGAATGCCAGTTCCAGACGGGTGATCATGGAAGTCTGAGCAGCACGAGTCCATACGCGTGGATCGTAGTATTTCTTGTTCGGCTTGTCGGCACCTTCTGGGTTACCCAGTTGGCCCTGCAGATAGCCTTCGTTCTTTTTGTAGTAGTTCAGGATACCTTCCCAAGTTGCCCACTGGGTGTCGGTATCGATGTTCATTTTCACTACGCCGTAGCTGACCGCTTCTTTGATTTCTGCTGCGGTAGAACCTGAACCACCGTGGAACACGAAGTTCAACGCATTGTGCGGCAGGTTGTGTTTCTTGGAAACATAGTCCTGAGAATCACGCAGAATGGTTGGGGTCAGTTTCACGTTGCCTGGCTTGTAAACACCGTGCACGTTGCCGAAAGAGGCAGCGATGGTGAAGCGTGGGCTGATAGCGTTCAGTTTTTCGTACGCGTAATCAACGTCTTGTGGCTGAGTGTACAGGGAAGAAGCGTCCATGTGGCTGTTGTCTACACCATCTTCTTCACCGCCGGTGCAGCCCAGTTCGATTTCCAGGGTCATACCGATCTTCGCCATGCGGGTCAGGTACTTGCTGCAAATTTCGATGTTTTCTTCCAGTGATTCTTCAGACAGGTCGATCATGTGTGAAGAGAACAGTGGCTTACCGGTCGCCGCGAAGTGCTTCTCACCCGCGTCCAACAGGCCGTCTAACCATGGCAGCAGTTTCTTCGCGCAGTGGTCGGTGTGCAGGATCACTGGCACGCCGTAATGTTCAGCCATCTGATGCACGTGGTGCGCGCCAGAGATTGCGCCCAGGATCGCAGCACCTTGTGGCACGTCAGTTTTGATGCCTTTACCCGCGATAAAGCCAGCACCGCCGTTAGAGAACTGAACGATTACTGGAGCACGCACCTTGGCTGCTGTTTCCAGCACTGCGTTGATGGAGTCGGTACCCACGCAGTTTACCGCTGGCAGTGCAAAGTTGTTCTCTTTGGCAACTGCGAAAACTTTCTGCACGTCATCACCTGTGATGACACCTGGTTTTACGAAATCAAAAATTTTAGACATTAGACGTTGTCCTGTTTCGTTGGCCGTATACCCGTCGTCTTGCAAGCTACAACCTGCAAGCTAGTGGTAGCGATGGATAAATAGCGATTTTTTTACCCCCACAGCTCAGCTGGGGAGCATAAACAAACGGGCGGCTTGCGCCCCCCGTTATCTGAATTACTGCTTAGCGCGCTCTTCCAGCATCACTACTGCAGGCAGAGGTTTCCCTTCAACGAATTCCAGGAAGGCGCCGCCGCCGGTAGAGATGTAGGAAATTTTGTCAGCGATACCGAACAGATCGATAGCTGCCAGGGTGTCGCCGCCGCCTGCAATGGAGAAGGCTTCGCTATCTGCGATAGCGCGTGCAACGATTTCGGTGCCACGACGGAAGTTAGGGAACTCGAATACGCCAACCGGGCCATTCCACAGAATGGTTTTGGCGTTCTTCAGGATAACGGCCAGACGCTCGGCAGAGACATCGCCCATATCCAGAATTTGCTCGTTGTCCTGGATCTCGTTGGCCTGCTTCACAGTGGCCACTGCGGTTTCAGAGAACTCGGTTGCTACGCGTACGTCGGTTGGCACCGGAATATCGCAGGTTTCCAACAGTTTTTGCGCGTTCGGGATCAGATCGGGTTCGTACAGGGACTGCCCCACGTTATTCCCTTGTGCCGCCACGAAGGTGTTAGCGATGCCGCCACCAACGATCAGCTGATCGGCGATCTTGGACAGAGAATCCAGCACGGTCAGTTTGGTAGACACTTTAGAACCACCAACGATAGCCACCATTGGGCGAGCCGGGTTACCCAGCGCTTTGCCCAGGGCTTCCAGTTCCGCAGACAGCAGCGGGCCTGCACAGGCAACCGGAGCAAATTTGCCCACGCCATGTGTAGAAGCCTGTGCACGGTGTGCGGTACCAAAGGCGTCCATCACATACACGTCGCACAGCGCAGCATATTTCTTGGACAGCACTTCGTCGTCTTTCTTCTCGCCTTTGTTGAAGCGAACGTTTTCCAGAACAACCAGTTCACCTTCTGCAACGTCAACGCCTTCCAGATAATCCTTCGCCAGACGGACTGGGGATTTCAGATGCTCTTTCAGGTAGTTGACCACTGGCAGCAGGGAGAACTCTTCGTTGTACTCGCCTTCGGTAGGACGACCCAGGTGGGAAGTTACCATCACGCGGGCGCCTTGTTTCAGCGCAGCTTCGATAGTTGGCAGGGAGGCACGGATACGCGCATCTGAAGTCACTTTGCCGTCTTTCACTGGTACGTTCAGATCGGAACGGATCAGAACGCGTTTACCCGCCAGATCCAGATCGGACATCTTAATTACAGACATGGTGAACCCTCTTTGTTGATTCTCTATAAAGTTGCCTGAGCGACGCATCAACACCACGTTGATAGCGCCTTACTAGAAACCGCTTGCGGCCATTGCCCGTGTTGTATCCAACATCCGGTTGGCAAAGCCCCATTCGTTATCACACCAGACCAAGGTCTTGATCAGGTGCTGTCCGCTGACCCGGGTTTGCGTCCCATCAACGATGGCACTGTGCGGGTCATGGTTAAAATCAATCGAGACTAATGGTAGTTCTGTATAGTCAACTATACCACGAAATGATCCCTGTGCCGCCTTTTGCAACAGCTGGTTTACCTCTGTGACCAACACCTTCGAGCTCACGCTGACGCTAAGATCGATGGCCGTTACGTTGATCGTCGGCACCCGCACGGAGATCGCTTCAAAACGATCGCAAAACTGCGGGAAGATGCGCGTAATGCCCGCTGCCAGCTTGGTGTCGACCGGTATAATCGACTGGCTCGCCGCGCGGGTACGTCGCAAATCCTGATGATAGGCGTCTATCACCGGCTGATCGTTCATCGAGGAGTGGATGGTGGTAACCGTGCCGGACTCAATGCTGTAGGCATCGTCCAACAGCTTGATAATCGGAATAATGCAGTTGGTGGTACAGGAGGCATTGGACACGATGCGATGCTCGCCACGCAGCGTTTGGTGGTTAACCCCAAACACGATGGTTGCATCCAGATCGTTACCGCCCGGATGGGCAAACAGCACTTTTTTTGCCCCTGCCGCCAGATGAGCTTCGCCATCTGCCCTGCTGCCGTACACACCGCTGCAATCCAGCACCACATCCACGCCCAGTTCGCCCCAGGGCAACTGGTCCAGCTCTGGCTGATGCAACAAACGAATGCTGTCATCCCCCACGCTCAACACGTCACATTCCTGGCGCACATCCCAGGCAAAGCGGCCGTGGCTGGAGTCATATTTCAGCAGGTGGGCCATCCCCTCGGCATGTGCCAGTTCGTTGATGGCGACGACAGAAATTTCGGCGCGTCGTCCCGATTCGTACAGTGCGCGTAAAACGCTGCGGCCAATACGGCCAAAGCCGTTTATCGCTATGCGGATGGTCATGCTACTCCCTGAAAAAGGGCGCTCCCTGGCGGTGGTGTTCCGCTTGAAGGATCGCGCAGACTGATTATCTCGCCTAGAGTACTTTAGCGTACCGCCTGCTGTGAATCGCTGCTTTGCATTATTCGTCAAACCTCGTTGCTCATCGCAACCACTCACTCTGCATTTCCACTGACAACAGTGATAACTGAAACGCTTCAGCCGAGCATAAACCAAAGTTTTGCCAAAAGGAACAGGCGCAATGCGCTGCCTGTCATGTCGAGGGGACTTTGCGAAAATAAAATGATCTAGCGCACATTTTTACCCTCAGCCCCCGCTAGCCGAATTGAGTTCGAATGCGCAAATGACTTGCCGGTAACGTCAAGACCACCATAATAGACCCTGCGTTTGTTAGGTGAAGCAAATGCTGATGGAAATATTCTTTACCCTCAGATTGCTGAATGGGTAGGGGTCGCAGATGTTCGACCGTAGGGGCGCTGCATGCTGCGCCCGCCTAGCAGCGGCCCCCATGTTGTGAGCCTGTGGGGAAATGTCTGCAGTCTCTCTATCTTTTACTGTTTTCTACAAGGAACCAAGATGAGTGAAATCAAAGTAGTCGCCCTGATCAAAGCC
This genomic window contains:
- the mscS gene encoding small-conductance mechanosensitive channel MscS, whose translation is MEDLNVVEGINHAGSWLIDHQDLLIRYAVNIVTALVIFIIGSIIARVVSNMLTRVMRLRGIDVTVSDFLAAMVRYSILVFTFIAVLGRVGVQTTSLIAVLGAAGLAIGLALQGSLSNFAAGVVLVVFRPMRTGEYVDLGSVAGTVYQVHIFSTTLRTSDNKIIMVPNGKIIAGNIINYSREPNRRVDIVVGVAYDADIDVVKKVLGDVIAGDKRIMHDKGVTVRLNEMAPSSLNFVTRSWTTNAEYWNVYFDLMENFKRQLDAHKIGIPYPQMDVHVRHIEKPPEQPE
- the pgk gene encoding phosphoglycerate kinase, with protein sequence MSVIKMSDLDLAGKRVLIRSDLNVPVKDGKVTSDARIRASLPTIEAALKQGARVMVTSHLGRPTEGEYNEEFSLLPVVNYLKEHLKSPVRLAKDYLEGVDVAEGELVVLENVRFNKGEKKDDEVLSKKYAALCDVYVMDAFGTAHRAQASTHGVGKFAPVACAGPLLSAELEALGKALGNPARPMVAIVGGSKVSTKLTVLDSLSKIADQLIVGGGIANTFVAAQGNNVGQSLYEPDLIPNAQKLLETCDIPVPTDVRVATEFSETAVATVKQANEIQDNEQILDMGDVSAERLAVILKNAKTILWNGPVGVFEFPNFRRGTEIVARAIADSEAFSIAGGGDTLAAIDLFGIADKISYISTGGGAFLEFVEGKPLPAVVMLEERAKQ
- a CDS encoding NAD(P)/FAD-dependent oxidoreductase: MKQQILILGAGFAGMWAALSAARLTDLHDRHDIEITVLSPQAELRVRPRFYESEVENYAAPLLPLFAVTGVKFITGVASEIDSASQQVWYHNEQDQLTAVRYDRLIMATGSHIAHALPGAQQHAFDVDQMESAARLERHLATLAEQPESAARNTVIVCGGGFTGIEVATEMPSRLRAILGDSAAIRVIVVDRSPVAGGRYSEQLRDVISQASLELGVEWRLNSGIKAIDESGLTLKNGEHIASSTVILTVGVQASPLTRQIPGERDPQGRLHVDQHLKVIGQNAVYATGDVAFASTDDQGNHALMTCQHAIMLGRFVGHNVAADLIGIEPLPYRQVNYVTCLDLGTWGAVYSEGWDQVVKFTKEEGKKIKVSITNELIYPPQAEREVAFAAADPLAPFV
- the fbaA gene encoding class II fructose-bisphosphate aldolase; translated protein: MSKIFDFVKPGVITGDDVQKVFAVAKENNFALPAVNCVGTDSINAVLETAAKVRAPVIVQFSNGGAGFIAGKGIKTDVPQGAAILGAISGAHHVHQMAEHYGVPVILHTDHCAKKLLPWLDGLLDAGEKHFAATGKPLFSSHMIDLSEESLEENIEICSKYLTRMAKIGMTLEIELGCTGGEEDGVDNSHMDASSLYTQPQDVDYAYEKLNAISPRFTIAASFGNVHGVYKPGNVKLTPTILRDSQDYVSKKHNLPHNALNFVFHGGSGSTAAEIKEAVSYGVVKMNIDTDTQWATWEGILNYYKKNEGYLQGQLGNPEGADKPNKKYYDPRVWTRAAQTSMITRLELAFKELNAVDVL
- the epd gene encoding erythrose-4-phosphate dehydrogenase → MTIRIAINGFGRIGRSVLRALYESGRRAEISVVAINELAHAEGMAHLLKYDSSHGRFAWDVRQECDVLSVGDDSIRLLHQPELDQLPWGELGVDVVLDCSGVYGSRADGEAHLAAGAKKVLFAHPGGNDLDATIVFGVNHQTLRGEHRIVSNASCTTNCIIPIIKLLDDAYSIESGTVTTIHSSMNDQPVIDAYHQDLRRTRAASQSIIPVDTKLAAGITRIFPQFCDRFEAISVRVPTINVTAIDLSVSVSSKVLVTEVNQLLQKAAQGSFRGIVDYTELPLVSIDFNHDPHSAIVDGTQTRVSGQHLIKTLVWCDNEWGFANRMLDTTRAMAASGF
- the mscS gene encoding small-conductance mechanosensitive channel MscS; the protein is MEELNVVEGINNASSWLVNHQDMLIQYAVNIVAAIVIFIIGSVVARVVSNALSRVMKLRGIDATVADFLAAMARYSILAFTFIAVLGRVGVQTTSVIAVLGAAGLAVGLALQGSLSNFAAGVLLVAFRPLRAGEFVDLGGVSGTVDQVQIFSTTLRTSDNKTIVVPNGKIIAGNIINYSREPNRRVDIVVGVAYDADIDLVKKVLGDVIAADKRIMHDKGVTVRLNEMAPSSLNFVTRSWTTNAEYWNVYFDLMENFKRQLDAHQIGIPFPQMDVHVRHVAKAAEQPE
- a CDS encoding DUF1345 domain-containing protein, with the protein product MDLPLSIKHYWQVRPRLLISVGAGLVCVGLLPAHLPWLQRLIVGWNVMAWIYLLCLWHLMLGCTPQRTRQLARKQDESASQVLALVSLGCVVSILAILFELSTAKQVSDSLKTLHLALTGSTLVVSWLLLPTAFTMHYAHLFYRQRANTEVLPLLFPGKLTEPNYWDFAYFSFTIAVASQTADVAVGTADVRKITLLQSVISFVFNILILGLSINVGAGLLG